In a genomic window of Ralstonia nicotianae:
- a CDS encoding aldose 1-epimerase, whose product MNASLSGAAERSAPAGRWLAPGPVHTLRADTLTMDIAPAAGGRIAALASVDADGRRTDWLAPMPASCLRDGFDGLAWPKAGCYPLLPFSNRIRGGRFQWAGREVCLAPHPGQAHAMHGVAHARAWQVDALSASSAELSLRYVPVAEGWPWPFVATQRLALTPEGLHAEMSLRNAGDTPMPAGGGFHPYFARTPGMRVRFEADTVWPMDADEVATGRRPVGEREAFGDARPLPEDSFSVYYSGWRQLAEVRHASGAVLTLRADDPLDHCILHAPGGAGYFCLEPVSHVADAINLSAQGWDGTGLRVLAPGAALHLRMRLLLAAA is encoded by the coding sequence ATGAATGCATCCCTTTCCGGTGCCGCGGAACGCTCCGCGCCGGCCGGCAGATGGCTGGCGCCGGGTCCGGTGCACACCCTGCGCGCCGACACGCTCACGATGGACATCGCCCCCGCCGCGGGCGGGCGCATCGCCGCACTGGCCTCGGTCGATGCCGACGGCCGCCGCACGGACTGGCTGGCCCCGATGCCCGCGTCCTGCCTGCGCGACGGCTTCGACGGGCTGGCCTGGCCCAAGGCGGGCTGCTATCCGCTGCTGCCGTTCTCGAACCGCATCCGCGGCGGCCGTTTCCAATGGGCGGGCCGCGAGGTCTGCCTGGCGCCGCATCCGGGGCAGGCCCATGCGATGCACGGGGTCGCGCATGCACGGGCGTGGCAGGTCGATGCACTGAGCGCGTCATCGGCCGAGCTCAGCCTGCGCTACGTGCCGGTGGCGGAGGGCTGGCCGTGGCCGTTCGTCGCCACGCAGCGGCTCGCGCTGACGCCGGAAGGGCTGCACGCGGAGATGAGCCTGCGCAACGCAGGCGACACGCCGATGCCGGCGGGCGGCGGCTTCCATCCGTACTTCGCGCGCACGCCGGGCATGCGCGTGCGGTTCGAGGCCGACACGGTGTGGCCGATGGATGCGGACGAGGTGGCCACGGGGCGCCGTCCGGTCGGCGAGCGCGAAGCGTTTGGCGATGCGCGCCCGCTGCCGGAGGACAGCTTCAGCGTCTACTACAGCGGCTGGCGGCAACTGGCCGAAGTGCGGCATGCGAGCGGAGCGGTGCTGACGCTGCGCGCGGACGATCCGCTCGACCATTGCATCCTGCATGCGCCAGGCGGCGCCGGCTACTTCTGCCTCGAACCGGTGTCGCACGTGGCCGACGCGATCAACCTGTCGGCCCAGGGCTGGGACGGCACGGGGTTGCGCGTGCTGGCGCCGGGGGCGGCGCTGCATCTGCGCATGCGGCTGCTGCTGGCGGCGGCGTAG
- a CDS encoding porin translates to MKTIRAVFALNPVCACVALLCAGVSMQAAAQSSVTLYGVVDTAFAYSSNQGGHSNTYMSQGNLLASKFGLSGTEDLGGGTQALFRLESGFNSATGAQAAAGYMFNRLAFVGLSDKTYGALTLGRQYTPYFQYVAALGPTNVLTGATGAHPGDVDALDTTLRFNNSVTYTLPVIGGLQAGVQYGMGEQPGSISGGSSFSAALRYDYQAFAWSAGYIHLKNIPTSNSVGTFANNSPVNSGYASADSAQLIATAARYTFGKLMVGLNYSNVQYKPGAGSLFTQAAMFNSYGLISTYALTPAITVAAGYSYTAEKARNGISSPARYHQFSMEQTYALSKRTAFYALEAYQKASGKTLRTVGGVSTIVDTVASVGDSQNGTPSSTGHQFVGMVGIRHLF, encoded by the coding sequence ATGAAAACCATTCGCGCTGTCTTTGCCCTCAACCCCGTCTGCGCCTGCGTGGCGCTGCTGTGCGCCGGCGTATCGATGCAGGCCGCGGCGCAATCGTCGGTCACGCTGTACGGCGTCGTCGATACGGCATTCGCCTATTCCAGCAACCAGGGCGGCCATTCGAACACCTACATGAGCCAGGGCAACCTGCTGGCCAGCAAGTTCGGGCTGTCCGGCACCGAGGACCTGGGCGGCGGCACCCAGGCGCTGTTCCGGCTGGAGAGCGGCTTCAACTCCGCCACGGGCGCGCAGGCCGCGGCGGGCTATATGTTCAACCGGCTGGCGTTCGTCGGCCTCAGCGACAAGACTTACGGCGCGCTGACCCTCGGCCGCCAGTACACGCCGTACTTCCAGTACGTGGCGGCCCTGGGCCCGACCAACGTGCTGACCGGGGCCACCGGCGCGCACCCGGGCGATGTGGATGCGCTCGACACGACCCTGCGCTTCAACAACTCCGTCACCTACACGCTGCCCGTGATCGGCGGCCTGCAGGCGGGGGTGCAGTACGGCATGGGCGAGCAGCCGGGCAGCATCTCGGGCGGCAGCAGCTTCAGCGCGGCGCTGCGCTACGACTACCAGGCCTTTGCCTGGTCCGCCGGCTATATCCACCTGAAGAACATCCCGACCAGCAATTCGGTCGGCACCTTCGCCAACAACTCGCCCGTCAACAGCGGCTATGCGTCGGCGGACAGCGCCCAGCTGATCGCCACCGCGGCGCGCTATACGTTCGGCAAGCTGATGGTCGGCCTGAACTATTCGAACGTCCAGTACAAGCCGGGTGCGGGATCGCTGTTCACGCAAGCCGCGATGTTCAACAGCTATGGCCTGATCTCCACCTATGCGCTGACGCCGGCGATCACCGTGGCGGCCGGCTACAGCTATACCGCCGAGAAGGCCCGCAACGGCATCAGCTCGCCGGCGCGCTACCACCAGTTCTCGATGGAGCAGACCTACGCGCTGTCCAAGCGCACCGCGTTCTACGCGCTCGAGGCGTACCAGAAGGCCAGCGGCAAGACCTTGCGCACGGTGGGCGGCGTCAGCACCATCGTCGATACCGTGGCTTCGGTGGGGGACTCGCAGAACGGCACGCCGTCGAGCACCGGTCACCAGTTCGTGGGCATGGTGGGTATCCGCCATCTGTTCTGA
- a CDS encoding glycoside hydrolase family 31 protein: MSMLHPPRFALQAREGNHLRLVSATGAAIELFVLEEDIVRVLVLPDGELRGPATWSIAPGTDDTPFDGRDRRDLGGFALPPFELQVEADTLRLETGKIRLSVALAGGHCAWAIRQGGQWRAVLSDRATQAYNFGFWDAQVYHYVRREPGEMYFGLGERAGELDRARQRYEMRNIDAMGYSARTTDPLYKHIPFYLTWQPEAAAGFGLFYDTLADCSFDMGRELDNYHGPYRYFAAQHGDLDYYFIASPDTPLDAVRRFTWLTGRPAWMPRWGLGYSGSTMTYTDAPNAQERMGEFIERCREHDILCDSFHLSSGYTSIGPKRYVFNWNRDKFPDARGFVDGYLERGIRLCANIKPCLLRDHPAFAEADKAGLLVRDAHGEPAWVQFWDEVGAYLDFTNPDTVAWWKAHVKHALLDYGIAATWNDNNEFEVWTPDAFAQGFGKPYPVREAKVLQTQLMMRASRDAQREHAPSARPFLVSRSGGVGMQRYVQTWSGDNTTSWETLRYNIRMGLGLALSGVSNIGHDIGGFAGPAPSPELLVRWVACGVFMPRFSIHSWNDDATVNEPWMYPQATGQIAALIKLRYRLIPYLYELLWQSTQAYEPVLRPTFADFPADRRCFAACDDMMLGASLLVAPVVEAGQTRREVYLPAGARWVSYWSGEAFEGGQAVTLPAPWDEPVMLVREGGVIALNVAEQHFDRRGDRRGFLVVPVRGAGVAAGGCIEDDGETEAWRQGEQGRWRVQAVSDAHTVTLSVTQEGRMPARADTVELCLPAGEMRQVLAPQARIVEQAVAGGWRRFTLQLQA; encoded by the coding sequence ATGTCCATGCTGCATCCTCCCCGCTTCGCGCTCCAGGCGCGTGAAGGCAATCACCTCCGCCTGGTCAGCGCCACGGGTGCCGCGATCGAACTCTTCGTGCTGGAGGAGGACATCGTTCGCGTGCTGGTGCTGCCCGACGGCGAACTGCGCGGTCCGGCCACCTGGTCGATCGCGCCGGGCACCGACGATACCCCGTTCGACGGGCGCGACCGGCGCGATCTGGGCGGCTTCGCGCTGCCGCCGTTCGAACTGCAGGTCGAGGCCGACACGCTGCGCCTGGAGACCGGCAAGATCCGCCTGAGCGTGGCGCTGGCCGGCGGCCACTGCGCCTGGGCGATCCGCCAGGGCGGGCAATGGCGCGCGGTGCTGTCGGACCGCGCCACCCAGGCATACAACTTCGGCTTCTGGGATGCGCAGGTCTATCACTACGTGCGGCGCGAGCCCGGCGAGATGTACTTCGGCCTGGGCGAGCGCGCCGGCGAGCTGGACCGCGCGCGCCAGCGCTACGAGATGCGCAACATCGACGCGATGGGCTACAGCGCGCGCACGACCGATCCGCTGTACAAGCACATCCCGTTCTACCTGACGTGGCAGCCCGAGGCCGCCGCCGGCTTCGGCCTGTTCTACGACACGCTGGCCGACTGCAGCTTCGACATGGGCCGCGAGCTGGACAACTACCACGGCCCGTACCGCTACTTCGCCGCGCAGCACGGCGATCTCGACTACTACTTCATCGCCTCGCCCGACACGCCGCTCGATGCCGTGCGCCGCTTCACGTGGCTGACCGGCCGGCCCGCCTGGATGCCCAGATGGGGCCTCGGCTATTCGGGCTCGACCATGACCTACACCGATGCGCCGAATGCGCAGGAGCGCATGGGCGAATTCATCGAGCGCTGCCGCGAGCACGACATCCTGTGCGATTCGTTCCACCTGTCGTCGGGCTACACGTCGATCGGGCCCAAGCGCTACGTCTTCAACTGGAACCGCGACAAGTTTCCGGACGCGCGCGGTTTTGTCGACGGCTATCTCGAGCGCGGCATCCGCCTGTGCGCCAACATCAAGCCGTGCCTGCTGCGCGATCACCCCGCATTTGCCGAGGCCGACAAGGCCGGCCTGCTGGTGCGCGACGCCCATGGCGAGCCCGCGTGGGTGCAGTTCTGGGACGAGGTGGGCGCCTATCTCGATTTCACCAACCCCGACACCGTGGCCTGGTGGAAGGCGCACGTGAAGCACGCCTTGCTCGACTACGGCATCGCCGCCACCTGGAACGACAACAATGAATTCGAGGTGTGGACGCCGGATGCGTTCGCGCAGGGCTTCGGCAAACCGTATCCGGTGCGCGAGGCCAAGGTGCTGCAGACCCAGCTGATGATGCGCGCCTCGCGCGATGCGCAGCGCGAGCATGCGCCGTCGGCGCGGCCCTTCCTGGTGTCGCGCTCGGGCGGTGTCGGCATGCAGCGCTACGTGCAGACGTGGTCGGGTGACAACACCACGTCGTGGGAGACGCTGCGCTACAACATCAGGATGGGCCTGGGCCTGGCGCTGTCGGGCGTGTCGAACATCGGCCACGACATCGGCGGGTTTGCCGGCCCGGCGCCGTCGCCCGAGCTGCTGGTGCGCTGGGTGGCGTGCGGCGTGTTCATGCCGCGCTTTTCGATCCACTCGTGGAACGACGATGCCACCGTCAACGAGCCGTGGATGTATCCGCAGGCCACCGGGCAGATCGCGGCGCTGATCAAGCTGCGCTATCGGCTGATCCCGTATCTCTACGAGCTGCTGTGGCAGTCCACGCAGGCCTACGAGCCGGTGCTGCGACCGACCTTCGCCGACTTCCCGGCCGACCGCCGCTGCTTTGCGGCATGCGACGACATGATGCTGGGCGCATCGCTGCTGGTCGCGCCGGTGGTGGAGGCGGGGCAGACCCGGCGCGAGGTGTACCTGCCGGCGGGCGCGCGCTGGGTGTCGTACTGGAGCGGCGAGGCCTTCGAGGGCGGGCAGGCCGTCACGCTGCCGGCGCCGTGGGACGAGCCGGTGATGCTGGTCCGCGAGGGCGGGGTGATTGCGCTCAACGTGGCCGAGCAGCATTTCGATCGGCGCGGCGACCGGCGCGGCTTCCTGGTGGTGCCGGTCCGGGGCGCGGGCGTGGCCGCCGGCGGCTGCATCGAGGACGACGGCGAAACCGAAGCCTGGCGCCAGGGCGAGCAGGGCCGCTGGCGCGTGCAGGCGGTCTCGGACGCGCACACGGTCACGCTGTCCGTCACGCAGGAAGGGCGCATGCCGGCGCGGGCCGATACGGTCGAACTCTGCCTGCCGGCCGGCGAGATGCGGCAGGTGCTGGCACCGCAGGCCCGCATCGTCGAGCAGGCCGTCGCGGGCGGCTGGCGCCGCTTCACGCTGCAGCTGCAGGCCTAG
- a CDS encoding MFS transporter: MKTIKGLRWWIIALVCLGTITNYLARNSLGVLAPQLKTELGMSTQQYSYVVGAFQVGYTIMQPVCGFIVDLIGLRIGFALFAVLWSIAGCLHAGASGWLSLASFRGLMGLTEAAAIPSGMKAVAEWFPDKEKSVAVGYFNAGTSLGALLAPPLVVFLSLRYGWQSAFVVTGALGFVWAALWYGFYRSPREHAKLSATEHDRIIGGQIRSAGAARGKRPVREVVTSRRFWAIALPRFFAEPAWQTFSFWIPLYLSSARHMDLKEIALFAWLPFLAADLGGLLGGYLSPFFMKFFRVPLIWSRVCGVVLGAFLMIGPACIGLVASPYQAIALFCVGGFAHQMISTLVNTLSADVFDPEEVGTASGFAGMAAWIGGLGFSLMVGALADTVGYGPLFGLLGAFDLIGATLLILLIRGQSQEERAARQMQHHLSASH; this comes from the coding sequence GTGAAGACCATCAAGGGCCTGCGCTGGTGGATCATCGCACTGGTGTGCCTGGGCACCATTACGAACTACCTGGCGCGCAATTCGCTCGGCGTGCTGGCGCCGCAGCTCAAGACCGAGCTGGGCATGAGCACACAGCAGTATTCCTACGTGGTCGGCGCGTTCCAGGTCGGCTACACGATCATGCAGCCGGTGTGCGGGTTCATCGTCGACCTGATCGGCCTGCGCATCGGCTTTGCGCTGTTCGCGGTGCTGTGGTCGATTGCCGGCTGCCTGCATGCGGGCGCGTCGGGCTGGCTGTCGCTGGCGAGCTTCCGGGGGCTGATGGGGCTGACCGAGGCCGCGGCCATCCCGTCGGGCATGAAGGCGGTGGCGGAGTGGTTTCCGGACAAGGAGAAATCCGTCGCGGTGGGCTACTTCAATGCGGGCACGTCGCTGGGGGCCCTGCTGGCGCCGCCGCTGGTGGTGTTCCTGTCGCTGCGCTACGGCTGGCAGTCGGCGTTCGTGGTGACGGGGGCGCTGGGTTTTGTGTGGGCCGCGCTGTGGTATGGCTTCTACCGCTCGCCGCGCGAGCATGCCAAGCTGTCGGCCACCGAGCACGACCGGATCATCGGCGGGCAGATCCGCTCGGCGGGCGCCGCGCGCGGCAAGCGGCCGGTGCGCGAGGTGGTGACGTCGCGGCGCTTCTGGGCGATCGCGCTGCCGCGCTTCTTTGCCGAGCCGGCGTGGCAGACGTTCAGCTTCTGGATTCCGCTGTATCTGTCGAGCGCGCGGCACATGGACCTGAAGGAGATTGCGCTGTTCGCCTGGCTGCCGTTTCTGGCGGCGGACCTGGGCGGGCTGCTGGGCGGCTATCTGTCGCCGTTCTTCATGAAGTTTTTCCGCGTGCCGCTGATCTGGTCGCGCGTGTGCGGCGTGGTGCTGGGCGCGTTCCTGATGATCGGGCCGGCGTGCATCGGGCTGGTGGCGTCGCCGTATCAGGCCATCGCGCTGTTCTGCGTGGGCGGCTTCGCGCACCAGATGATCTCGACCCTGGTCAACACGCTCAGCGCCGACGTCTTCGATCCGGAAGAGGTGGGCACCGCCAGCGGCTTTGCCGGCATGGCTGCGTGGATCGGTGGCCTCGGCTTCTCGCTGATGGTCGGCGCGCTGGCCGACACCGTCGGCTACGGCCCGCTGTTCGGCCTGCTGGGCGCGTTCGATCTGATCGGCGCGACGCTGCTGATCCTGTTGATCCGCGGGCAGTCGCAGGAGGAGCGCGCGGCGCGCCAGATGCAGCACCACCTCTCCGCTTCCCATTGA
- the gudD gene encoding glucarate dehydratase — MNHNSVEYAVRTPRITRLQVIPVAGRDSMLLNLSGAHAPFFTRNIAILEDSDGHLGVGEVPGGEAIRKTIEDAAPLVVGQPIGAYNNVLNTVRQRFADRDATGRGTQTFDLRTTVHAVTALESALLDLLGQHLGVPVAALLGQGQQRAAVPVLGYLFFVGDRTRTDLDYADGSDATDDWTHLRHQEALTPEAVVKLARAAHARYGFKDFKLKGGVLSGDDEMTVTTALAEAFPEARVTLDPNGAWSLAEAIRLCRDKHGVLAYAEDPCGAENGYSGREVMAEFRRATGLPTATNMIATDWRQMCHAVQLHAVDIPLADPHFWTLQGSVRVAQMCAEWGLTWGSHSNNHFDISLAMFTHVAAAAPGNITAIDTHWIWQDGQRLTCEPLRIAGGEIAVPTAPGLGVTLDMAQLEKAHALYKQHGLGARDDAAAMRCLVPGWQFDNKRPCLVR, encoded by the coding sequence ATGAATCACAACTCCGTGGAATATGCTGTTCGCACGCCGCGCATCACGCGCCTTCAGGTCATTCCGGTGGCGGGGCGCGACAGCATGCTGCTCAACCTGAGCGGCGCGCACGCGCCGTTCTTCACCCGCAACATCGCCATCCTGGAAGATTCCGACGGCCATCTCGGCGTGGGCGAAGTGCCGGGCGGCGAGGCGATCCGCAAGACCATCGAGGATGCGGCGCCGCTGGTGGTCGGCCAGCCGATCGGCGCGTACAACAACGTGCTGAACACGGTGCGCCAGCGCTTCGCTGACCGCGATGCCACCGGGCGCGGCACGCAGACGTTCGACCTGCGCACCACCGTGCACGCGGTGACCGCGCTGGAGAGCGCGCTGCTTGACCTGCTCGGCCAGCATCTGGGCGTGCCGGTGGCGGCCTTGCTGGGGCAGGGCCAGCAGCGTGCCGCGGTGCCGGTGCTCGGCTACCTGTTCTTCGTGGGCGATCGCACCCGCACCGACCTGGACTACGCCGATGGCAGCGACGCGACCGACGACTGGACGCACCTGCGCCACCAGGAGGCGCTGACGCCGGAGGCGGTGGTGAAGCTGGCGCGGGCGGCCCATGCGCGCTACGGCTTCAAGGATTTCAAGCTCAAGGGCGGCGTGCTCAGCGGCGACGATGAGATGACGGTGACGACCGCGCTGGCCGAAGCCTTCCCCGAGGCGCGCGTCACGCTCGACCCGAACGGCGCCTGGTCGCTGGCCGAGGCGATCCGCCTGTGCCGCGACAAGCACGGCGTGCTGGCCTATGCCGAAGACCCGTGCGGCGCGGAGAACGGCTATTCCGGACGCGAGGTCATGGCCGAATTCCGCCGCGCCACCGGGCTGCCCACCGCGACCAACATGATCGCCACCGACTGGCGCCAGATGTGCCACGCGGTCCAGCTGCACGCCGTGGATATCCCGCTGGCCGACCCGCATTTCTGGACCCTGCAGGGCTCGGTGCGCGTGGCGCAGATGTGTGCCGAGTGGGGCCTGACTTGGGGCTCGCACTCCAACAACCATTTCGACATTTCGCTGGCCATGTTCACGCACGTGGCCGCGGCGGCGCCGGGCAACATCACCGCCATCGACACGCATTGGATCTGGCAGGACGGCCAGCGCCTGACGTGCGAGCCGTTGCGCATCGCCGGCGGCGAGATCGCCGTGCCGACCGCGCCGGGGCTGGGCGTCACGCTCGACATGGCGCAGCTGGAGAAGGCCCATGCGCTGTACAAGCAGCACGGGCTGGGCGCGCGCGACGATGCCGCCGCGATGCGCTGCCTGGTGCCGGGCTGGCAGTTCGACAACAAGCGGCCGTGCCTGGTGCGCTGA
- a CDS encoding FadR/GntR family transcriptional regulator, whose translation MSAPGSPATLARRTQSLAEAVVDHIGQRIASGSLRPGDKLPTESELMGMLGVSRTVVREAISRLQAKALIETRHGIGSFVLEPRAETAIQLGAASTLQDILAMLELRVALETECAGLAAQRATPEDLTGLRSALDAFEQDQASGSDSAASDLRFHLAIAHATRNQHFVAVLDQLGKTLIPRSRIAPTQVGYLNTPESRATVSREHRSIYEAISRQDPEAARAAMRMHLSNSRERLRRAHGQAGHPAPETVPPESA comes from the coding sequence ATGTCCGCCCCCGGCTCTCCCGCCACGCTCGCGCGCCGCACCCAAAGCCTCGCAGAGGCCGTGGTCGACCACATCGGCCAGCGCATCGCCTCGGGGTCGCTGCGCCCCGGCGACAAGCTGCCCACCGAGTCCGAACTGATGGGCATGCTGGGCGTGAGCCGCACCGTGGTGCGCGAGGCCATCTCGCGGCTGCAGGCCAAGGCCCTGATCGAAACCCGCCACGGCATCGGCAGCTTCGTGCTGGAGCCGCGGGCCGAGACCGCGATCCAGCTGGGTGCCGCCTCCACGCTCCAGGACATCCTGGCGATGCTGGAGCTGCGCGTCGCCCTGGAGACCGAATGCGCCGGCCTGGCCGCCCAGCGCGCCACGCCGGAAGACCTTACCGGCCTGCGCAGCGCGCTGGACGCGTTCGAGCAGGACCAGGCCAGCGGCAGCGACAGCGCCGCCTCCGACCTGCGCTTCCACCTCGCGATCGCGCACGCCACCCGCAACCAGCACTTCGTCGCCGTGCTCGACCAGCTCGGCAAGACGCTGATCCCCCGCAGCCGGATCGCGCCGACGCAGGTCGGCTACCTGAATACACCGGAATCGCGCGCGACCGTCAGCCGCGAACACCGCAGCATCTACGAAGCCATCTCGCGCCAGGACCCGGAAGCCGCGCGCGCGGCCATGCGCATGCACCTGTCCAACAGCCGCGAACGGCTGCGCCGCGCGCACGGCCAGGCCGGACATCCCGCCCCGGAAACAGTCCCACCGGAATCGGCCTGA
- a CDS encoding GlsB/YeaQ/YmgE family stress response membrane protein translates to MHILITILIGFLAGLVARWITPGSGPSGFILTTVLGIAGALAATFLGQLLHLYRPGQSAGFIGAVIGAVVLLVAYHAIARNR, encoded by the coding sequence ATGCACATCCTCATCACCATCCTCATCGGCTTCCTGGCCGGCCTGGTTGCACGCTGGATCACGCCGGGCAGCGGCCCCAGCGGCTTCATCCTGACCACGGTGCTCGGCATTGCCGGCGCGCTGGCGGCAACCTTCCTCGGCCAACTGCTGCACCTGTATCGACCCGGACAGTCGGCCGGATTCATCGGTGCCGTGATCGGGGCGGTCGTGCTGCTGGTGGCCTATCACGCGATCGCGCGCAACCGCTGA
- a CDS encoding response regulator transcription factor gives MKIGLIDAHLGRLQTIHTALRPTRFECVPLFLSRQVFEAIDESGINLLMVGAHAHDMPGLSLVRSVRERVGSGMAIVYLGDGRADTETTDALNHGADLCFQGEIRPPELVARLDALIRRVAVSRAVRAAEIKLGHYTVDRQNRSIHLRETPLSVHAREFELALLLFANVGRILTRTDIELALWGRELSPYSRTLDTHVSRLRKKLLLTPENGLRLRAIYGHGFCLERVMDTVPAAELSQVF, from the coding sequence ATGAAAATCGGTTTGATCGACGCACATCTCGGACGCCTGCAGACGATCCACACGGCGCTGCGTCCGACACGGTTCGAATGCGTGCCGCTGTTCCTGTCGCGCCAGGTTTTCGAGGCCATCGACGAGAGCGGCATCAATCTCCTGATGGTCGGGGCACATGCGCACGACATGCCCGGGCTGTCGCTGGTGCGCAGCGTGCGCGAGCGCGTCGGCTCGGGTATGGCCATCGTCTACCTGGGCGACGGCCGGGCCGATACCGAGACCACCGATGCGCTCAACCATGGCGCCGACCTGTGCTTCCAGGGCGAGATCCGTCCGCCGGAACTGGTTGCGCGGCTCGACGCGCTGATCCGCCGCGTCGCCGTCAGCCGCGCCGTGCGCGCTGCCGAGATCAAGCTGGGCCATTACACCGTGGACCGGCAGAACCGCTCGATCCATCTGCGCGAGACGCCGCTGTCGGTGCACGCCCGCGAGTTCGAGCTTGCGCTGCTGCTGTTCGCCAATGTTGGCCGCATCCTGACGCGCACGGATATCGAATTGGCTTTGTGGGGACGCGAATTGAGTCCATACTCGAGAACATTGGATACGCATGTTTCGCGTTTGCGCAAGAAGCTGTTGCTGACGCCGGAGAACGGCCTGCGGCTGCGCGCGATCTACGGGCACGGCTTCTGCCTGGAGCGCGTAATGGATACGGTGCCTGCGGCCGAACTGTCGCAGGTGTTCTGA